In Elaeis guineensis isolate ETL-2024a chromosome 1, EG11, whole genome shotgun sequence, a genomic segment contains:
- the LOC140852446 gene encoding uncharacterized protein isoform X2: MAANRYRDRRCRLHKYCNELQAKGIDPVTQPYRNWAGSSDDWRWLCEHFGSEAFQVNRSKIDSIHTQGSASFAQGMKRMGLSGVDAYAKFYQNKSGEFVTEEARQRHEKMLELREQATREVGSDGDTGSQQVCLMTDDTILDTVLGRQLGSGHSMRSKKSRSSSSGRSDDTSAPEAVRTSMSMMQDQISYWMNRSQTLERIVAAVAGRLGIDASELAPLQSHDAASAPPSRHVSGQGSTPGGGNEANEPDHT; encoded by the exons atggctgcaaatagatacagagatcggcgatgtaggcttcataaatactgcaatgagctgcaggcgaaggggattgatcctgtgacccagccatacagaaattgggctgggtctagtgacgattggcggtggttatgtgagcattttggaagtgaggcatttcag gtgaataggagcaagattgattctattcacacgcaaggaagtgcctcttttgcacagggaatgaagaggatg ggactatccggagtcgacgcctatgctaaattctatcaaaacaagagtggcgagttcgtgaccgaggaggcgaggcagcgtcat gaaaaaatgttagaattgagagagcaggcgacgagggaggtgggatctgatggtgatactggatcgcagcaggtttgtttgatgacagatgatacgattttggataccgtcctcgggcggcagctaggatctggtcatagcatgcggtccaaaaaatcacgcaGTTCGTCATCCGGCCGGTCTGATGATACATCGGcgccagaggcagttaggacatccatgagcatgatgcaagatcagattagttactggatgaatcgtagtcagacgctcgagaggatcgtagctgcggtggcgggacggctcggtattgatgcttctgagttagcacctctacagtcacatgatgccgcctctgcaccaccatcgcgacacgtatcgggtcagggatcgacgccTGGAGGAGGGAATGAGGCCAATGAGCCAGATCATActtag
- the LOC140852446 gene encoding uncharacterized protein isoform X1, giving the protein MAANRYRDRRCRLHKYCNELQAKGIDPVTQPYRNWAGSSDDWRWLCEHFGSEAFQRRSEANKVNRSKIDSIHTQGSASFAQGMKRMGLSGVDAYAKFYQNKSGEFVTEEARQRHEKMLELREQATREVGSDGDTGSQQVCLMTDDTILDTVLGRQLGSGHSMRSKKSRSSSSGRSDDTSAPEAVRTSMSMMQDQISYWMNRSQTLERIVAAVAGRLGIDASELAPLQSHDAASAPPSRHVSGQGSTPGGGNEANEPDHT; this is encoded by the exons atggctgcaaatagatacagagatcggcgatgtaggcttcataaatactgcaatgagctgcaggcgaaggggattgatcctgtgacccagccatacagaaattgggctgggtctagtgacgattggcggtggttatgtgagcattttggaagtgaggcatttcag cgacgatcggaggcgaataaggtgaataggagcaagattgattctattcacacgcaaggaagtgcctcttttgcacagggaatgaagaggatg ggactatccggagtcgacgcctatgctaaattctatcaaaacaagagtggcgagttcgtgaccgaggaggcgaggcagcgtcat gaaaaaatgttagaattgagagagcaggcgacgagggaggtgggatctgatggtgatactggatcgcagcaggtttgtttgatgacagatgatacgattttggataccgtcctcgggcggcagctaggatctggtcatagcatgcggtccaaaaaatcacgcaGTTCGTCATCCGGCCGGTCTGATGATACATCGGcgccagaggcagttaggacatccatgagcatgatgcaagatcagattagttactggatgaatcgtagtcagacgctcgagaggatcgtagctgcggtggcgggacggctcggtattgatgcttctgagttagcacctctacagtcacatgatgccgcctctgcaccaccatcgcgacacgtatcgggtcagggatcgacgccTGGAGGAGGGAATGAGGCCAATGAGCCAGATCATActtag
- the LOC140855572 gene encoding uncharacterized protein encodes MLCLKIKSKPPQRRRRAATAASPPGRHRRAIARSRDREIVRVLDECRLSHAVHTRKLRELSALRSSAPPGLFFPSFARALTPVFDCARRSLAAERSVRFVSAFAALPDAKDAAASGAFLEEFLLFLLVASGAANRTARFRSCQIIS; translated from the exons atgctTTGCTTAAAAATAAAATCGAAG CCGCCGCAGCGTCGCCGCCGGGCCGCCACCGCCGCGTCGCCGCCGGGCCGGCACCGCCGCGCGATCGCGAGATCGCGAGATCGCGAGATCGTGAGGGTTCTGGACGAGTGCCGGCTCTCCCACGCCGTGCACACCCGGAAGCTGAGAGAGCTCTCCGCCCTCCGCTCCTCCGCCCCTCCCGgcctcttcttcccttccttcgcCCGAGCCCTGACCCCTGTCTTCGACTGCGCCCGCCGCTCCCTCGCCGCCGAGCGCAGCGTCCGATTCGTCTCCGCCTTCGCCGCCCTTCCCGACGCCAAGGACGCGGCCGCCTCTGGTGCCTTCCTGGAGGAGTTCCTCCTGTTCCTCCTCGTCGCCTCCGGTGCTGCGAACCGGACCGCCAGGTTCCGATCGTGCCAGATCATCTCCTAG
- the LOC105037358 gene encoding cytochrome P450 71A1 — MSLSLQLLFELVLLLFLPFLLLLTLRQAFSRKARLPPSPPKLPFIGNLHQLGALPHRSLRALAKKHGPLMLLHLGQVPTLIVSSAEMAREIMRTHDHIFASRPPMKAGKILLFDAMDIGLAPYGEYWRYARKLCIVHLLSNKKVQSFRCSREEEVAFMIKNISRASITPDPVNVSEILHAFANDMLCRVVSGKFFREGGRNKLFRELIRENSALIGGFHLGDYFPSLEWMDVFFGMCARARRNAKRWSGVLDDVIKEHADQVKDETHEKDFVDVLLSLHKDPGVDLALTKEDIKALLVDMFGAGTDTSYIVLEWAMAELIRNSQAMEKLQDEVRGIVSGKDLVREEDLSELSYLKAVIKEVLRLHPPAPLLLPRESMDDCHIEGYEIPRRIRVIVNGWAICRDPKVWEAPEEFRPERFMGNQIDFKGNDFQFIPFGSGRRICPGMNFAISTVELALANLIQCFDWELPHGMAKEDLDMDEAPGLTNPMKKRLHLVAKPRGYYMDL, encoded by the exons ATGTCTCTCTCCTTACAACTTCTCTTTGAGCTGGTTCTCTtgctcttcctcccctttctgcTACTTCTAACTTTGAGACAAGCCTTTTCCAGGAAGGCCAGACTACCACCATCACCACCAAAGCTTCCTTTCATAGGAAACCTCCACCAGTTGGGTGCTCTCCCTCATCGGTCGCTCCGAGCTCTGGCAAAGAAGCATGGACCACTCATGCTTCTCCATCTCGGCCAGGTGCCCACCCTCATCGTTTCATCCGCCGAGATGGCCCGGGAGATCATGAGAACTCATGATCACATCTTTGCTAGCCGCCCTCCTATGAAGGCTGGTAAGATCCTTTTGTTCGATGCCATGGACATCGGCTTGGCACCATACGGTGAGTACTGGAGGTATGCAAGGAAGCTTTGCATCGTCCACCTCCTTAGCAATAAAAAGGTGCAATCTTTTCGGTGCTCGAGGGAAGAAGAAGTCGCCTTTATGATCAAGAACATCTCCCGAGCTTCTATTACACCCGATCCTGTGAACGTAAGTGAGATCTTGCATGCCTTCGCAAATGATATGCTCTGCAGAGTTGTTTCAGGGAAATTCTTTAGAGAAGGTGGGAGGAACAAACTGTTTCGCGAATTGATAAGGGAGAATTCCGCTCTGATTGGAGGGTTCCATTTGGGGGACTACTTCCCTTCGTTGGAATGGATGGACGTGTTCTTTGGGATGTGCGCGAGGGCCAGGAGAAATGCTAAGAGATGGAGTGGTGTTCTTGACGACGTGATCAAGGAACACGCGGATCAAGTGAAGGATGAGACGCATGAGAAGGACTTTGTGGATGTGTTGTTGTCCCTTCACAAGGATCCCGGTGTGGACTTGGCCCTCACAAAAGAAGATATCAAGGCCCTCTTAGTG gATATGTTTGGTGCTGGAACCGATACATCTTACATAGTCTTGGAATGGGCCATGGCAGAACTTATTCGAAACTCGCAGGCGATGGAGAAGCTGCAAGATGAGGTTCGAGGCATAGTTTCGGGAAAAGACTTGGTCAGAGAGGAGGATTTAAGTGAGCTGAGTTATTTAAAAGCTGTGATAAAGGAAGTTCTACGATTGCACCCTCCTGCTCCATTATTGCTTCCAAGAGAATCCATGGATGATTGTCACatagagggctatgaaattcctAGAAGAATAAGAGTAATTGTGAACGGTTGGGCCATTTGTCGAGATCCAAAAGTTTGGGAGGCACCAGAAGAATTCCGACCTGAGAGATTCATGGGTAATCAAATTGATTTCAAGGGGAATGACTTCCAATTCATTCCATTTGGATCTGGTCGGCGAATTTGCCCTGGTATGAACTTTGCGATTTCCACGGTGGAGCTTGCACTAGCAAATTTAATACAATGTTTTGACTGGGAGTTGCCTCATGGCATGGCAAAGGAGGATCTAGATATGGATGAAGCTCCTGGCCTCACAAACCCAATGAAAAAGAGGCTTCACCTGGTTGCAAAACCACGTGGCTACTACATGGACCTGTGA